The sequence below is a genomic window from Oreochromis niloticus isolate F11D_XX linkage group LG3, O_niloticus_UMD_NMBU, whole genome shotgun sequence.
TGTAGACTGAGCTGATGTTTCTCCAGGTGTCTGGTAAAAGGACGATGCTGCTGTCCAATGAGGCGAGGAGAGAAGTAGCCAAACAGGCGAGAGCCGTGAAGGAGGAACGGCGGGCAGCTCTGGATGCCCGACATAAATACCTGATGAGCAGGCTGGCAGACGCCGGCAGCCTGGAGGAGGCGGCGGTGGAAGACGCCATGGTCTCTGATGACAGAGTAAGTTCAGAGACGTGATCCTTCCTCAGAGTTGAACCTTTGAGTCATTCATGTCTGATTCTTCCAGTTCAGTCTGATCCATGAATTCTTTGCTGCAAACGGATCCAAGAAGCTGATTTTCTTCTATCAGGATGTCAAACAGGTAACTTTGATCACATTTAAATGACACATGAAGGTCTAACCGCTCTTCATGATCTGCTGTTTGTTGCACCGTACTTTGTATTCATATCTTTGAATATCTGCCTTTCTCCCAGAGTCTGTCCTCCCGTCAGTCTTCCTCTGTGGACGCATCAAACTCAGCTGTGGCTCAGAGGAAACTCTTCCTCACTACGGGGAACTCTGAGGTTGGCTTTGACTTTTCTTTAAGTTAATGTGAGTCTAATGTGagaataagaaataaatgttgatATGAGTGGAAGGTTCTGCTGATAAAATAGCAACGAGCAGATTATTGAAGAGCGAGGCAGACAGTTGGTTTCAGTAATGCCAGTTTATTAGAAACGAGGACTGTGGGGCTGCTGGAAGTCAGGAGGGCCGTTCTCTGGAGAAACCTGACAGCTGAGGTGGAGAGCAGGATTTATCCACAGACGCTTCTTCCAAGCAAATGTCCTGAACACACCTGAGCTGAGTGTTACACAGAAACTGTCTTAAAGCACGAGCCTGGATCAGACTGGAGGACTCAGAGCTCAGGTGTGTGACGTCACATTGATCCACCTCTCGGGGTTTTTGTGTTCTGATGTATCTGATTTTTCTTTAAGCTCCAAACAATCCCGAGCCTACGATTCATCATTGTCCTGTTCAGAGATGATGAGCCTGAGCGTGTTTGTGTTTCCATGGATCAaactgtgctgctttgtttggtTAACCAGGTGATTAAAGTCTCTGAGCaaacactggatgactgacagctgcaggcTGAACATCAGGAGGTCGAGAGGCCGAAGTCTGAAGAGCTCAAAGCTCCACAAACACTTATTCACAGAGAAAAGGACTACAAACATGGAGGAGCAGCACTCCCAACACGAGCTAAAGGCTACATGCTAATAACATTTCCCCTGGATGTGGTTTTAACAGGAACATGAATGATGAAGTATTTAAAGTCAGTTCCAGCGGAGTCGGTGCCGTGTTGGCAGCTCTGATATGCAGAAACTTTAAAGCATGGGACAGGAATAAAAACACTCCTGTGACGTCAGAGTTTATGAATGATgacaaactgtttgtttttagaaacTTTGTTGATGCTTAAAATGATCAGGAAATAAAAGCTGAATAGATCCACGTCAAACAGGAGAAGCTTTGCAGTTTGCATCAGCTGGGAAACTCGTTCATatccagtgttgggcaagttactttcaaatagtcattaattatagttactaattacttcttcaaaaaagtaactgagctACAAGGTTCTAGATGTAATTAATTactaggaaaagtaactattgtgttACAAAAATACCCTCTGGGCTCCAGGGTCTAATCGGCCATTGTGAACTCcttttgtcatggtcctgggtcatgtcATGGTCCAGGGtcatgtcatggtcctgggtcatgtcATGGTCCGGGGtcatgtcatggtcctgggtcatgtcatggtcctgggtcatgtcATGGTCCGGGGTCGCTGACCTGgcgttttgtttctttttggtttcatcttgtgtttggtgtttattctgattttgtgtTCGTTCTTAGGGTTTGGTTCTTATGTTTAGTGCTTCCGTGTTTTATCAGCCCTGCCTGCGTCTGTCCTCTGTGCTCTGTTCGTGTCCTTTTGTGTTGTGAAAcagtctgtttcctgttttactttgaaggtttgCGTCTGATCTTGTGCTTCAGCTGTGCTCCCCTCCTGTGTGTCATCCCCTCATTAcctggtgtgtatttatagtgtgtgtctgcctgtgttGGTCTGCATTACTCTGTGTGTCTCCGTGTCGCtctgtgtttccctgctgccctCATGTTTTCTGCTTTGTCTGTTAGTTTGTCCCAGTTTAGCTTCATGTTCGCGTCtttgttattttcactgtaaataaatctcCACTCGCATCTCCACCGCcgtctgcatcttgggtcctcctTCATTCcaccacacgactgctgccccagccgtgaccACTGTTGATGTTTCCTCCACATTTACCTTTAAGAACGATtaactttgccttgtttggtctcattgttttcagcacaacctcacgtgtctgaatctacagtcatgttttcattttgacaaactgtattaacacaattgatctaaataataatttgtgtccactataaaggaaaCATcccagcctgatacctgcaggtctgacagcagctcaTAAGCACAGAGGTCTCGctgctgtccttagacagtaaacatgaaactattgaggaacAAACAggcgtatatcttgtttatcatgactctggttttacgtttcctatcaacacaatttataaactggtatatatcaccttgttgctttgtctttaagtgctCATGTGATTACCACGACtcctttattcttcctcagtcaaacagcagcactcatgtgattgctttgccccctgagctccagctgttgtgccaaaaagtgaccgtctgtccgcgggagcgcgcagctgcttaaagctgtagcgtccagattacttacagctacttcctgcagctgatataagatgctgtgagctgaacacagcttcaaccgtctgtttgttgaaacatagtaacggaccgcggtttcttgttagtaactgtaacggcgttgtaacgataggaatagtaattagattactcgttactgaaaaaagtagcGCCGTTACTCCCATCTCTGGTAATGAGCAGCCTGCAGAGCTCTCCAACCACCCCGTCTTTAAAGCCCATGAAAGGTTTCCTTTGCATGGTGAACTTTGGTGACAGAGTGCAGAGGAAGTGCTCTGTCTGCGTCACGTTAAAGGATCTGACCTCCATCACGTTCTGTGTTTCCAGCCTTTACTGGGGAAATGTCTGTTCTTCCTGAGAACCTGAGAAATTGTTGGAGTGGAGAGAGGAATTCCAGGGAATGCGAATGGCAGACCTGACGGCTGCGTGGCGAGGACGGCTGCTGGAAGGCGCCAGACCGGCTGTAATAGGGCACTCCGCGGCAGCTCCACTAGGAAGATCGGTTTGCAGATCCCGAACTGCCAGGGGAAAATCAGGTGGAGAAAGAGTGAGGTCTCGGTCCGATGGGCTGAGCGACAGGACATCCATGATGATGAGTGTTAAGGGTTCAGAATTGAGGAGGAAGACcaaaaataatgaccactgatcctccgggtgcaattagacgacattttaatgaatacacatgcgGAGTCCAACACTTGTGCAGATTCAGTGTTGAActatcttacaatagtcagaacaaaggctttatagggtttctgttgccaggcagactcaatacagcatatgtcaatccaaaaccacaactgttctgttgacaacttttaacatagtttaaaaaagaacatcgtcttcggctcgaacccaggtgcttcctgtcaccatcctgcccaggcttatcttctggaacatcaggcccacgttctgcacaaactgtcactcatgcaggcacaactttgcagtcgcaagcaaaacatgattaaactcttacctgtataaatgagtctacctagtatgtgtgtgtgtatgtgggtgtatgtgtgtgtcagcttctACTGCCCtgtttcacccttcacttcatcagctaaaccttgtaacctttccaccagacagaaggccagcacgtacacaactgaaactatgtgtgtgtatgtg
It includes:
- the LOC109196839 gene encoding dynein heavy chain 5, axonemal — translated: MADPGSQPPAETSSPPPARSSDAGLRDFDPSLDPEVQEGEGEQDLLPDLERPEGKKDGADRALNKPPELHLHKGVTGEGHRRIGGQKLRAISHMTSAAGPSVSGKRTMLLSNEARREVAKQARAVKEERRAALDARHKYLMSRLADAGSLEEAAVEDAMVSDDRFSLIHEFFAANGSKKLIFFYQDVKQSLSSRQSSSVDASNSAVAQRKLFLTTGNSEPLLGKCLFFLRT